The Vigna unguiculata cultivar IT97K-499-35 chromosome 11, ASM411807v1, whole genome shotgun sequence genomic sequence aaaaataaaaaaattgaaacaatatttattatgtgaattatatttacatattctATACAAAGCCATTGTAcgttaatttcaaaataaaatcagaACTCATGATAATGTaacaagaaagaagaaaaataaaagattaaaatgaaCTACATACAAGTgtgactataataataataataataataataataataataataataataataataattcatccTATACCACTATTCTAACAACGAgggaaagaataaaattaaaaaggtaaaaaaaacttggagaataaaaatgttatttttaaaatttgagaaacttaaaatgtaaattttacattcAAGGAAATACAAACACATTTAAATTTGGCGGGActaaagtataattttattcaaattttaggaattaaaagtattttaatacagaaacgaaaatatattttcactttaGTATTTAATAATACATGTCATTATGGAACTAGATATCATTAGTGCATTAAAAACGAGTATAATTAGGAATGTCAACGGGTAGGTAGAGGTAGGATACCTGTAGTAGTTTTCCCGTATCCTATTCGCTCGATAAATATATGTCTCATACCCGTACTCATGTTTGTACGGACCCGGATATTCGTTATGCGAGtacccatatattttttttaatattcatggaTATCTACGGATActcgcgggtatttacaaaagaaaaaatttaatattaataatatattgtaaccataaattgaaataaaaatacaatgcataacatttataaattttaaacaaagtgcaaataactcatctataacaatatataaagagaattccctcttttgtgtccacatttcataataccaattgtaccctttacaatataattacttattaattttttttaaaattaacggttattttacttattttctataaaattgtttatcttttttattcatcaataattaatttttttattcatttcactttatttttgataaatataaatttatttttatattaacttaataacattatattattatcacctactaacaTGCTatcatcaatatttaaaaaatgcgtacacaggcgcgatagcgcttGTGTGTACGCTAGTTTAAATAGTGTTAAATGACATTTTACaaagaaattgatattttttaaaattaattgataaaaaataaaccaTTCAATTTccatgtgttaatattttaatcatgttttttttaatttaaattaaaatatagcaagtatgggtatccacgggtacggatactatgatactcgtatcTGCCTCGTTAACAtgtgggtataaaaaatactcatacCGTTACCCGCGAGTATCtgtttacaatattcatttttgACCCGTTAGGGTTTTATTTGCAGATATCTGCAAGtacagatttttttgacatccctaagtATAATGTTGTAAACAATGAGAGAAAAaagttattcttttttattttggttttaaaaaaagttcatttccttttttttttaaatatataaatttaagaaataaggATACATTTATTGTGTGAACCTCTAAAATGATACTATAAGTGATTTTTAAAAGGTgacactaaaatattttaataaatagattaaagctatatataatttttttattaagtgaagttcattttataaaaaaattatcatctcTCTAAACTTACTTTCTAAACTTCACATCTATCTTCTCTTTGGATTTCTCACTCCAATCTCCATCTTCAAAAACTcttaatgaatatatttacacatttacCGATCAAATTGAAGACAAgagtactttttattttaaggttattttagttttttgagTTGGATGTAGAGAAATTGTTAATGTATGTAACTCAATTATACTCAAAGTGAATATGTTTGTTTATGATGGTAATGATGTGTTTAGATTCTAATAACTATCACCCTCCATTAAGCctgaaaatttttgaatatacatttttcaattttctccaaCTGAAGTAAATCAGCTTTGTCTGTGATATTCAATTCAACTTTTAAATGCATTCACAGCCTCGTTACTCCCAAGCAATTGGTAGTAGGTAAAGCTTGTCAAACTTTGTTAAATAAATCTGAACTTTTGGGTTCAACGCTGCAGCATGTAACAACTAATAGGGTGCCTCAATTGAAAGGCTTAGACAACTAATATTTGTTTGGACACGTCTTAAACCTATAAAATCACGTTCACTATGTGAAAAGAACACAAGTTTTGATTCATATCTTCTGAAAAGATGTGTAACATAACATGTCAGTAAACAACCAAGTTAAATGAATCTGAATTTTAGGTTCCATTCAGTGGTTACATACCAGTAAGCACAGAAGCCAAACATGGTCCAAATCAGTCCTCACGAGACAGAATTCAAAAACGTGTACGTCAATATAATAGCCATCAATATCATCGTACATGCCTCTGCTATAATCTCCTGAATTTCAGCATTGAAGGTGATTACCAGAGGAAAAACCAAGAGAGAATCGAACTTACGACTCAAACTGTTAGTTATATGACTATGACAAGAAGTTTCCAACAATATATAGAAATCGTTGCGTTTAGGACAGTGAACCACTGAAACAAGAAGATATTATGACATCAGTTTTTCCAATAATCAATGGATCTATAACTTCACCACAGGATTGAATCCTCTGTACATGTCTTAGGATTCTtgtaaatgtttattttctgccAAAATGGTTTCCAGTAATGATCCGCAAGCATCTTCGAGCAAATCCAACACCTGCCAGTGCCAACATAAAGATGATAAGCAAAGCATCAACCAAGAGTAAAGAGTTCAATAGTGTTTGTTATCTTGCAAAATAGATACATTTCTTGCATCATCAACAATTTGAGATCAGTTCCACCAAGCAATATTCATATTATAGTTACTGAACCAAGAAGTACCATCATTCAAAACTGGCATAGCACTAGGGATTAACACTCCACTCCAACATATAAGTCTAACCAAGTACTACAATAACCAACATGAATATCATTACCTTCTCAAACCCCTGCGCTCCACCATAATAGGGATCCGGGACTTCAGTTTCATCATGCTTCTTACAATATGAGCACATCAACTTAACCTGCATCATCACAATCCTGGTTAGACCAAAAAGTAGACCAAACAAAAGCCCCAAAGAAGAGCAAGACCTTGCACCAACCTTTTTATGTGCATCATCCGGTAAGGAATGTTTTCCTTTCCATTTATTAAAAGCTTCCAATATGTCCactaaaggaaacaaaaaaatgtcCATCAGCAAACATAACAAAGCACGTACAAAACATTCCATCAGAGAATCTACCTCTGTTCTGCTTGTCCATAGCAAGAATGAGGTCAAAGTCAATGAAATCAGAGGGCTTGATTGGCCTTGAAATAGAAGTTATCTGAATCCCACGCCTCTTTGAGGCTGCCCTCATTCTCGGGTCCGCTTCATTTCCCTTCAAAAATCACCACCAtcccaaaaaaataataactttttaaacaATGTATAGAGTTTAATTTCCATGTACTGTGAAAATCTTTACACTGCAGATGCTTGGGGTAACTTTTTAGCTCTCATTAGAAAAATCAACCAACTTATCATCCATGATAACTTGTGATTGAAGATATATGGTATATGAATGAACCTACAAAATCCTTCATTTCCATCCACCCCAAAAGCATTCTCAATTTTCTCAATTTCCTCttgaattttattgaaaaaatgcTTCACGATTTCCTGTCATTCTTTGTCGAATGCAGACTTAGAATGAATGAAATTTCTGTTCTTCCAACCGAATTATGCATAGAATACTGATCCAAAAGTcctcaaataaataatatatgtgtgtgtgaaatCCAATCACAAACTGACACATGACATATATGATAATCCCCACCTTAAGAATTACTGCAGAGAGAATTTTGGTTGGTGGTCCATTTCGGGAAAATCTCAACTATCACCTTACTAGTTGGCTTAGTGGGTTGAATGAGGCTAAACCCAAAACGCTAAATGATATCAAAGTATAGACTAGATCAGTTGTTGGGTCATCTAACATGTTATCAACACACTAAACACTGTTGGAGTGACAAAGTCATACATTGACCAGAAACTAGGCCAAATAAACATAAGTGTGAGCCATCTCACCAACAAATTTAATGGGATTGAGTTAAACTTTATTCATATTCTAAGATACCATATAAAAACTTTGCTCACTCCTTGTAAACTAAAGATAAACCCATCAAaaaatttcttctaaaaaatCATCTTTTGGATGAAATGCATGAAGCGTTTGATATAAACACGACACAAACCCACCTCGTGGTAATTGATGGTGCCAGCAGAATCAATTCTGAACAGCGAATTGAGGCTCTTTTTGTTGACTAAGTCGGTGAAGACTCCTTCGGCAGCGGGGCTTCTGCAGATGTTGCCGAGGCACACGAAGAGAACGGAAAATGGCTTTGTTTCGTTCTCCGTGACGGAGACTGAGGAGGCCATCGACGCACGAATTGGAGAAAAGAAACGATTTTTGAAGGAAATAGCAAATGGGGTGGTTGGGTTTCTCAGGgtgaagtttgaagtttgtgatGAAGAAGGAACAACGAAGAAGAGATTTGGTGAATGGAGGAGTTGGGGAGAGTGGCAAAATCGTAAATTAATGACGTTCATTGTTCCTTCAAAAGACCGTGTTCTCAACTTTTTTGTTTCTCCACTGATGATTTTCAAGAGCCCAAGAAAAAAGCCTCCAAGGAAagttatcttcttcttttttttcattaatgtattttattttgtattatattctttttttagttttaatgcATTTTcagcataatatttttttcgaTGGGTGAATTTTAACATtcgattttgtttttcacacctTTCATTTGTAATGTGTTTGGTTAGTAAACAAAACAATATAACAACTGTGAAAGCAGAATGGTCTATATGGGTGTGAATTCTAGTATGAAAAAGTCATATCAGTAGAAATGATGAAAAGTGCAAGTTGTCATAGCAGTACAACGTTCATGATAGAAGAAAAAGATAACAGAAATGACAGAGAAATATCCCAAAGGGccaagagagagaaaaagacaaTTCACATCCTCCCTTTCTCCTATAGCAAAAGCTGTTTTTATAATCACGTCGTACTCCACACGAAATCCTTCAGTGCAGAATTGATTATTCGTTTCCTTCCACTTTTTCATTTGCCTTTGTTTTCCTCCCCCTTTGCGATGTGTCCCATGGGTCCCATGTCCTTCATCTGCTTATTACCCGCGCCATTCATAGCATTTCTTCCCCCATGGAAGtcaaccttgtcctcaaggttgaAGTGAGGATACTCCCGTTGCATAGTACTCATGTCTTCCCAAGTAGCTTCCGAGATATCCAACGCTTCCCATTAGACTAGTACTTGAGGAATATGTTGGTCTGCTCGTAAAATGACTCTGGATTGTAACACCTTGAGCGGTTGAATAACAGGGCCAAGTTCATGCGTGAGCAAAGGCAGAGGCAGATATGGTTGTTGATGTTCTCCTTTGCACGGTTTCAATAAAGACACATGGAAAACTGGGTGAATCTTCGCTGTAGGAGGCAAGGATAATTTATAAGCCACAGGGCCAATGCGTTGTATCACCGGAAATGGACCAAAATAACGAAGGCCAAGCTTCTGATTTTTGCGAAGAGCCACCGAATGTTGCCTATATGGTTGGAGTTTTACAAACACTAATTCTCCCACTTTGAACTCCACATGGACGCGCTTCTGATCTGCATATTTCTTCATCAGAGTCTGGGCTTTGATTAAATTCTGCTTAAGACATAAAAGGGTTTGATCACGGTGCAACATCATTTCTTGTAAGGAAGGGGGCTCGGTGGCATTTTGTTCATACTTCGGAAGAGTAGGGGGGTCTCTCCCATAAACTGCCTTGAATGGCGTCATGCCAATACTGGTTTGGAAGGCAGTATTATACCAGTATTCAGCCCAGGATAACATCTTACTCCAGCCTTTCGGTTCATCCACTGTGAAGCATCGTAAATACATTTCTAAGCATCGATTAAGAGCTTCCGACTGACCATCGGATTGTGGGTGGTAGGCGGTACTCATAGCTAAGGTAGTGCCACTTAGCTTACAAAGTTGTTGCCAAAAATTACATGTAAAGACGCGATCACGATCTGAAACGATTGATTTGGGCATCCCATGTAACTTCACAATAGATTGCATGAACGCCTCAGCCACGTGCTTGCTTGAATAATCTGCCTTAAGGGTGCAAAAGTGCGCATACTTTGAGAGACGATCGATGACAACCATAATTACGGAAAAGCCATATGATGGGGGAAGGCCAACAATAAAATCCATGGCCAAGTCTTCCCAAATTTGTTGCGCAATAAGGAGGGGCTGTAATAGTCCCGCTGGTGATGTAGTGGATGATTTGGCTTGTTGGCATATCAAGCAGTGTTGGACATAAGCTTTAACATCTTGGGCCATACCCGACCAGTAGAACTGGGATGAAACTCTTGCTAAAGTGCGCGCAATACCGGAGTGGCCACCGATGGGAGAACTATGCAACTCCTGCAAAATAGTTTGAATCAAGGGGTGCTAGGTCGGTACCACTAGTCGTTGCTTCCAGAACAACAACTTGTTTTGAACAGTATAATGCGGACTTGGGGGAGTGCCTGCGTCGCAGAGTTTGACAATATCTGAGAGTTTAGAATCAGCAGCAATCGCATCACGTAAGTGTATAATGAGATCCCAGGTAGGCTGAGACAAAGCCATGAAAAAGGATCGAGACAGGGCATCTGCAGCCTGGTTCTCCTTGCCGGGCTTATACTCGATGGTAAAATCATACCCCAAAAACTTGTGTAGCCAAGCTTGTTGCTCCGGAGTATGAATAGCTTGTTCCATGAgacattttaaacttttttggTCAGTTCGGATGGTGAATTTATGGCCAAGTAAGTAGTGCCGAAATTTCGCAATAGCCTCGGTGATTGCATGGAATTCCCTGGTATAGGCAGATTGTTTTTGCATTTGTGGTGACAATTTCTTAGAAAAGAATGCAATGGGATGTTGTGATTGGCTAAGAATCGCTCCAATGCCAGTCCCTGATGCATCCGTTTCCAAAATAAACGGTTTGGAGAAGTTTGGTAGTGCCAAAACAGGAGTCGTGGTGATGGCTGTCTTGAGGGTATCAAAAGCAATCTTGGCATGCGAATCCCAATGGAACTTATCCTTTTTTAGCAAATTGGTTAAGGGAGTAGCTATGGAAGCATACCCTTTAATAAATTGGTGATAGTACCCGATTAATCCCAAAAACCCACGTAATTGTTTCACTGTGGTTGGAATGGGCCAATTCAATATGGCTGTCACCTTGTTGTGGTCCATCGAAACACCCTTACTCGAGACAACATGACCAAGGTATTCCACTTCTTGTACACCAAAATGACACTTGGATAATTTGGCAAAGAGACGGTGTTGTTGTAAAATCTGAAGGACAACTTCCAAGTGGTGTAAGTGAAGGGACCAAGAAGTATTGTAAATCAATATGTCATCAAAGAAAACTAACACTAATTTTCGCAACAACCCTTGAAATATAGAATTCATTAAGCTTTGGAAAGTAGTGGGGGCATTtgtaagcccaaagggcatcacgaGCCATTCATAATGACCTTGATGAGTGCAGAAGGCTGTTTTGAATCGATCCTCTGGTTCCATCAAAATTTGATGATAACCGGAACGAAGATCTAGTTTGGAGAAGTATTGAGCGCCGCATAGTTCATCCAGTAATTCATCGACCGTAGGGATGGGGAAGCTATCCTTAACTGTGATGGCGTTTAGAGCCCTGTAATCAGTACAAAACCGCCATGTACCATCTTTTTTCTTGACTAAGAGTATGGGTGAAGAGAATGGGCTGTTGCTAGGAGAAATAATGCCTTCCTTCAACATGACAGTAATCATGGTTTCGATCTACTCCTTATGGCTGTGAGGATATCTATAAGGTCGAACTTTCACCGGTTGCGTACCAGGCAACAAGGGAATCTGGTGATTATGAGACCGAACTGGTGGTAAACCCGAAGGTTCAGCAAAAACAGAGCGATATTGATGTAGGAGAAGAGCTAGCTCTGGGTGTAAGTCAACATGGCAGTCAACCTAGTTATCCTTTGGCTCCGTAGGAAGTTGAAGTTGTAATGCATAACATTCATCAATAGCACGGGTGTGAGACATTCGCCGGATATGATGAAATTGCACTGGAGTGGGAAGCTTAGAGTTATCACCCTGGAGAGTAATAAATTCACCATTCAAGTAAAATTTTAGAGTCAATGTACTATAATCTGAAATATGAAGGCCTAACGTAGCCAACCACGATGCACCCAACACCAAATCTGCGCCAACAACCGGTAATAAATACACGGAAAGAGTAAGGATATGACCTTGTATTGCCACCGTGAGGTCCTTTATCAGACCTTCAACCTTCAACGAGTTGCCATTTCCCACCATCACGTTAAAAGTGGAAATGGGTTCAATGGGTAATTGTAAGTGAGTTGCAAGTCGAGGTTGGAGAAAACTATCAGAACTACCACTGTCTAACAAAATCTGAACAGGGGCACCCTGAATGGAGCCTTAGAAGCGCATGGTACCCAATCCGTGAGATCCTGTAAGGGCATTGAGGGAAAGATGATGATCCAAGTTATGGTCGGTAGTGGTATGAGTAGGGGTGGCAGTTGGTTGTGTTGGATCAGGAGGGTCCTCGGGTTCTTCCTATTGAAGTAATAGGTACTGTTTATTAGGGCAGTTATGGGTTGGGGTGAATTTGGCATCACAAGTATAACATAATCCTTTCTCTCTCCGAATTTGCATTTCCGTCGGGGTAATGTGTTTGACAGTGGATGGTTTGAAAGGTTGGCTAAATGGTTTCATGTTTGGTGGGGGTAAGAAGGGTGGTAAGGTATTTAGGTTTGGGTGTGGGTGGGCTGTGGTTTTGGTGGAATACGTTTTGGGGTAGCTAGAAGAAAAGTGATGTTTGGAATTAGGGTTATATTTGTCTTCAAAAAGTTTAGCTAATGATACAGCTTTGAGAATGGAGTTTGGGGATTGTGCCAACACGTCACGTCTAATTTCCAGTTTAAAGCCACTTAAAAAACATTCGAGGATGGCGTCAACGGTAACGCCCGTAATGCGATTAGCCAAGGCCGTGAATTCAACGTAGTAATCATTGACAGATCCCAACTGGGAGAGTTTGAAGAAAACAGATCGTGGGCATTCGTAGGGTGAAGGACCAAATTCCAGGGTTAATGCCTTAGTAAAACCATCTTATGACTGGAAGGGGTTGTTCTTTTGCATCATCTGAAACCACGACACCACATCTTTCTCTAAATAGATAGCAACAATAGTGAAACGTTCGGGCTCAGGAGTATTATAATACTCAAAAAATTGCTCCGCTTTAAAGATCCATTGTAAAACATTAGTACCATCAAACTTAGGAAAATCAATCTTAATATTCCGAACCTGAAACGACGAGCTGGATGTTGAGTTCGAACCACCAAGGGCTTGTTGTTTGGAAACGTTATGGATGGCTAGCTTGAGCTTTTCAAAACGTTCTGTATAACTGAGATCACGCTTCTCCATGAGGTCAAGGATTTTCTTCACGTTAGCATCAAGATCCTTGAGACGTGTGTTTTCGGCCATGGTGGTGTCGATGAAAGCACCAAAATGTAATGTGTTTGGTTAGTAAACAAAACAATATAGCAACTGTGAAAGCAGAATGGTCTGTATGGGTGTGAATTCTAGTATGAAAAAGTCATATCAGcagaaatgataaaaaatgcaAGCTGTCACAGTAGTACAACGTTCATGACAGAAGAAAAAGATAACAGAAATGACAGAGAAATATCCCAAAGGGccaagagagagaaaaagaaaattcacaTCCTCCCTTTCTCCTATAGCAAAAGCTGTTTTTATAATCACGTCGTACTCCACACGAAATCCTTCAGTGCAGAATTGATTATTCGTTTCCTTCCACTTTTTCGTTTGCCTTTGTTTTCCTCCCCCTTTGCCATGTGTCCCATGGGTCCCATGTCCTTCATCTGCTCATTACTCGCGCCATTCATAACATCATTTAtcatcaatttcaatttttacaaaatatattggtagattaaatttataataaatgatatGATTCATACTCATATAATTCATTATTCTATTAATCTTTATGTAAACagtaaatatttctattaactATTTGATTGATTTATATTCTTCGTGGGTTAccatattatatatacaaatagGAGTCTTCCTATCATTAATCATAGGGTTAGGgttgaatatgtttttggtcccttatcTTTCaggtgaattttggaattagtccatttcgaaacgttggaccaatttagtaattcatctttcgaaatatgtggatttaataattttaatcaaattttgttaggtttatttgatgtttcgtacgcattttaggattgtatttgagttgtttatattgtttgacacatttttgctttaatgttaattcaaatactattatgaaatgtctaataaacttaacaaaatttgattaaaatgactaaatccacgtatttcaaaagatgaaggactaaattggttcaaaattttgaaattaactaattccaaaatttactaaaggttaagagaccaaaaacatatttaacccttaataaTAAGATACACATAAAAGTTATTCCCTATACTCTCAtcctctattcttcttttacttcttctctatattattagctttattttataacacgttattaGCATAATGCTCAAACCAACTCAACGCTAGTGGAAGCATTTCTCTCTCTCTAACGATAATGTTTTGTGTGTCTCAATTCAAACTCTTTCTAATTCTTtcttcatttacaattttattttatattcttatttttatcataagaattgtttaactttatcaatcTTCATCtcagattattattatttttattattatgatgattattattactattattttatgtacTAATTCTAAACATGTCAAACCTTACAAATCTTGAATTTatgacccttgatattacaaggaagaattacttatattggatattaaatattgaaatacatttagatgcaatgggtaTTGGTGATACcattaagaaaagaaatatagCATATCtgagcaactaatttgctcctgtgataataaaattttgaaaagaaagttcacaaatattttgaatttatttgatgCCTTTTTGTGGCTGAACAAAGGCAATGAGCTTTggataaaaaatcatgaaatttgTCCAATTGGTTTTGCTCCAATCCcataagtgaatgcaacaacatttgatttatattttcatggtcataatagtgattatggacatggttataaaggaaattttaaaGACACATTTTATCACCAGAAGTGGAACAATattgtgaaaaaagaaaaagaaaattgtggtgcaaacctcatcttacaagccaattttgtgaagttgagttaggcttaaagtttaCTTTTTAACATGGTATTAGTGTCATTGTTTAAAGCCTATCCTAGCGAGATTTGTGTTTGTTGGACATATGATTCCACCTGCTATCAGACCATCCATTAGTGTCTAGGTCTCATGTACGGGATGTATATATCTCGTCATGAGGAAGATGTGTTGGAAGTTCCAAATCGACTAGATATAAGGCATTTTCAcggtatataagtgggtgcaagaTGATAATATATGTTATCTTTACGGTGGTAAAGGTCATTTGAGTTATACTTGTCGTACACCAAAACatcttaaaaataatgagaagaacatagaaacacattttTCTTATGAACATAGaaatacaattctcaagagtaataaatttttctcttgtttggtaatACGATAAGTCGGTGTCAGTACTATTTATGgtactacaaaaataattgaaggTTCCGGAAGAGCTAATGTACTTCTaccaagaggtacaagattccatattaaaaatgcattttattcttctaagtctaatagaaacttattaagtttcaaggatattcgtctaaatggatatcatattgaaaCAAACAATGAATGAGatattgaatatctttatatcactcgaATTGAGTcgaataaaaaatgtgtattggagaaattattagccttctcttatggcttaTACTAAACATATATTAATGCAATTGAGACATATGTCattgtaagccagaagcttacaaatagaaatgaatttcttgtttggcatgattggttgggtcatcctggatatatcatgatgcaaaaaatagttgaaaactcATGTGGAGGTCCACTTAAGAGTCCAAAAAAGACTTTTTCAG encodes the following:
- the LOC114168459 gene encoding uncharacterized protein LOC114168459 isoform X2 is translated as MNVINLRFCHSPQLLHSPNLFFVVPSSSQTSNFTLRNPTTPFAISFKNRFFSPIRASMASSVSVTENETKPFSVLFVCLGNICRSPAAEGVFTDLVNKKSLNSLFRIDSAGTINYHEGNEADPRMRAASKRRGIQITSISRPIKPSDFIDFDLILAMDKQNRVDILEAFNKWKGKHSLPDDAHKKVKLMCSYCKKHDETEVPDPYYGGAQGFEKVLDLLEDACGSLLETILAENKHLQES
- the LOC114168459 gene encoding uncharacterized protein LOC114168459 isoform X1, whose protein sequence is MNVINLRFCHSPQLLHSPNLFFVVPSSSQTSNFTLRNPTTPFAISFKNRFFSPIRASMASSVSVTENETKPFSVLFVCLGNICRSPAAEGVFTDLVNKKSLNSLFRIDSAGTINYHEGNEADPRMRAASKRRGIQITSISRPIKPSDFIDFDLILAMDKQNRVDILEAFNKWKGKHSLPDDAHKKVGARSCSSLGLLFGLLFGLTRIVMMQVKLMCSYCKKHDETEVPDPYYGGAQGFEKVLDLLEDACGSLLETILAENKHLQES